In one Candidatus Nealsonbacteria bacterium genomic region, the following are encoded:
- a CDS encoding HAMP domain-containing histidine kinase — protein MDFKKILTLPNFLKKNLGGLKQLNIFKQSRKYGIPPWQYPQFIFLVMGIITIAIILTAYAVGIQFVEEPEIVILVVLVLSALLLIVTFTITQSFERLAEASRLKSEFVSIVSHQLRSPLSNLRWTIELLMSGRLGTIEEPQLEYFRILKENSARMGELVKDLLIVSRIEQGRLPSQKVEVSLVDSVKNLISNLKPFAKASNVEIQLDIEENLPKIFIDPSQLKLIIENLIDNAIRYVKDKGTVEINLKRRENNIYFEVKDNGVGIPVRDKKYIFQKFFRARNILRYRTQGTGLGLYITKSIIDQAGGKMGFKSKEGKGTTFWFTLPVK, from the coding sequence ATGGATTTCAAGAAAATTCTTACCCTCCCAAATTTCTTAAAGAAAAACTTAGGAGGACTTAAACAACTCAACATCTTTAAACAAAGTCGGAAATATGGCATTCCCCCTTGGCAATATCCTCAATTTATTTTCTTAGTCATGGGGATCATTACCATTGCGATCATTCTGACCGCCTATGCTGTTGGCATTCAGTTTGTTGAGGAACCGGAAATTGTAATTCTAGTCGTCCTTGTCCTCTCGGCACTTTTATTAATTGTTACCTTCACTATTACCCAAAGTTTTGAGAGGTTGGCTGAGGCTAGTCGTTTAAAATCAGAATTTGTCAGTATTGTCTCTCATCAGCTCAGATCTCCTCTTTCCAATTTGAGATGGACAATTGAGCTTTTAATGTCGGGAAGATTGGGAACAATTGAAGAACCTCAACTGGAATACTTCCGAATCTTAAAAGAAAACAGTGCTCGAATGGGAGAATTAGTCAAAGATCTTCTAATTGTTTCCCGAATTGAGCAAGGCAGGCTCCCTTCCCAGAAAGTAGAAGTTTCCTTGGTTGATTCGGTTAAAAATTTAATTTCTAATCTTAAACCTTTTGCCAAAGCTTCTAACGTAGAGATACAATTAGACATCGAAGAAAATTTACCAAAAATTTTCATTGACCCTTCTCAACTAAAATTAATTATTGAGAATCTTATAGATAATGCTATTCGTTATGTAAAAGACAAAGGAACGGTTGAGATCAATCTTAAAAGACGGGAAAACAATATCTATTTTGAGGTAAAAGACAATGGAGTGGGAATTCCTGTCCGGGACAAAAAATACATTTTCCAAAAATTTTTTAGAGCTCGAAATATTTTAAGATACAGAACCCAAGGCACGGGATTAGGCCTCTATATTACCAAATCAATTATTGATCAAGCGGGAGGCAAAATGGGTTTCAAATCAAAAGAGGGTAAAGGAACCACCTTCTGGTTTACCCTCCCAGTAAAATAA
- the rny gene encoding ribonuclease Y: MNQFVLLIVGILTLVMGSVLGYYARQSIARKQAGTLEERLQKKIAKTRDEAQSILTEAKEKASRFLGKTRRDFEERQKGLLRSEQLSLKRETSLDNKFSLLEEKEKEFEQKVKKLKQIKENLDDLKEKTLKKLENVSKLSKEEAKKELFQNLEEEYQVEILERMRKLEKEGTEKFQEKAKEILATTIQRCTISQTQELTTTTVSLPSDEIKGRIIGKEGRNIKTLERLTGVEIIVDDTPEAVVISGFDPIRRQIAKIALEKLISDGRIQPARIEEQVQKAETEISKKIKEAGEQALYEVGIASLPPQIIKLLGRLNFRTSFGQNVLLHSIEVSHLAATLASELGADPIIAKKAGLLHDIGKAIDHQIQGSHVDIGIKVLEKFEMEKEVITAMKAHHEEYPYETLESVIVQVADQISGARPGARKDTVENYLNRLADLEATALAFPGIEKAWALQAGREIRIFVKPEEIDDLAAKKLAHEIAEKVQSELRYPGEIKINVIRETRVVEYAK; this comes from the coding sequence ACCAGAGATGAGGCTCAATCAATCTTAACCGAAGCTAAGGAAAAAGCCTCCCGGTTTTTAGGAAAAACTAGAAGAGATTTCGAGGAAAGACAGAAAGGATTATTAAGATCTGAACAGCTATCATTGAAGAGAGAAACCAGTTTAGACAATAAATTTTCTCTTTTGGAAGAAAAAGAGAAAGAATTTGAACAGAAAGTCAAAAAATTAAAACAGATAAAGGAAAATCTGGACGATCTCAAGGAAAAAACCCTAAAAAAACTGGAAAATGTTTCGAAGCTTTCCAAAGAAGAAGCCAAAAAAGAACTGTTTCAAAATTTAGAAGAAGAGTATCAAGTAGAGATCCTGGAAAGAATGCGAAAATTAGAAAAAGAGGGGACAGAAAAATTCCAAGAAAAAGCAAAAGAAATATTAGCCACAACTATCCAAAGATGCACTATCTCTCAAACCCAGGAATTAACTACTACTACAGTTTCTCTTCCTTCTGATGAAATCAAAGGGAGGATCATTGGCAAGGAAGGCAGAAATATCAAGACCTTGGAGAGATTAACCGGAGTAGAGATTATTGTTGACGATACCCCGGAAGCAGTAGTAATTTCAGGCTTTGATCCAATTCGCCGCCAGATTGCGAAAATAGCTTTGGAAAAATTAATTTCTGACGGCAGAATCCAGCCGGCCAGAATAGAAGAACAGGTTCAGAAAGCAGAAACAGAGATTAGCAAAAAAATAAAAGAGGCTGGCGAACAAGCACTTTATGAGGTAGGTATTGCTAGCCTTCCTCCCCAAATTATTAAGCTTTTGGGAAGATTAAATTTTAGAACGAGTTTTGGCCAAAATGTCCTTTTACACTCAATTGAAGTCTCCCACTTAGCTGCAACTTTAGCTTCAGAATTGGGAGCTGATCCTATAATTGCCAAGAAAGCAGGTCTCCTTCACGATATTGGCAAGGCAATAGACCACCAGATCCAGGGTTCCCATGTAGATATTGGGATTAAAGTCTTAGAAAAATTTGAAATGGAGAAAGAAGTCATTACAGCCATGAAGGCCCATCATGAAGAATATCCTTACGAAACTTTAGAATCAGTAATTGTTCAGGTGGCTGACCAAATTTCAGGAGCAAGACCTGGGGCCAGAAAAGATACGGTTGAGAACTATCTGAACAGATTGGCTGACCTGGAAGCAACAGCTCTGGCCTTTCCTGGAATTGAAAAAGCCTGGGCCCTGCAAGCCGGTAGAGAAATAAGAATTTTTGTTAAGCCGGAAGAGATTGACGATCTTGCAGCCAAAAAATTGGCCCACGAAATTGCAGAAAAAGTACAGTCAGAATTAAGATATCCAGGTGAAATTAAAATCAATGTAATTAGAGAAACCCGGGTGGTTGAATACGCCAAATAA